One window from the genome of Lacerta agilis isolate rLacAgi1 chromosome 16, rLacAgi1.pri, whole genome shotgun sequence encodes:
- the LOC117060540 gene encoding adhesive plaque matrix protein-like: METHSLALLFLGIIAAKNDAIIMERCKLATILRDEGMEGFAGTRIEEWICLVSHTSGFNTSALIMGPTASNYGIFLLSGRWWCRDAKTLDTRNHCNLSCGALQDDNITDDIDCAKRVVQGKKGFKAWRAWGKYCKGQEMKQYIAHCDLGKITPMTLVPATKRHPKPTTPPMRKDQITPMTLVPATKRHPKPTTPPMRKDQITPMTLVPATKRHPKPTTPPNEEGSNHPYDTGPSNNTSSKTYHPPNEEGSNHPYDTGPSNKTSSKTDHPPNEEGSNHPYDTGPSNKKSSKPTTPPMRKDQITLMTLVPATKRHPKPTNTSLKEDRPKTTLPAKGPPKPTVPIKKPTKAIIPVKAPPKPTISIKEPARSTLPENGLPKFTTSLKETPNSIIPANGPPKLTVPVKESSISTLPADVRLAPILNQDDE; the protein is encoded by the exons ATGGAGACACACAGCTTGGCTCTTCTCTTCCTTGGCATCATAGCGGCCAAGAATGATGCCATCATCATGGAGAGATGCAAACTGGCAACCATCCTGAGGGACGAGGGCATGGAGGGCTTTGCAGGCACCAGAATAGAAGAGT GGATTTGTTTGGTGTCTCACACAAGTGGCTTCAACACATCAGCCCTTATCATGGGGCCAACAGCCAGCAATTACGGGATCTTCTTACTCAGTGGAAGGTGGTGGTGCAGAGATGCCAAGACACTGGATACACGCAACCATTGTAACTTGAGTTGTGGTG CTCTCCAGGATGACAACATTACAGATGACATTGATTGTGCAAAGAGGGTCGTGCAAGGAAAGAAGGGCTTCAAAGCATG GAGAGCTTGGGGAAAATATTGCAAGGGacaagaaatgaaacaatataTTGCACATTGTGATCTTGGAAAAATCACCCCTATGACACTGGTCCCAGCAACAAAACGTCATCCAAAACCTACCACCCCCCCAATGAGGAAGGATCAAATCACCCCTATGACACTGGTCCCAGCAACAAAACGTCATCCAAAACCTACCACCCCCCCAATGAGGAAGGATCAAATCACCCCTATGACACTGGTCCCAGCAACAAAACGTCATCCAAAACCTACCACCCCCCCCAATGAGGAAGGATCAAATCACCCCTATGACACTGGTCCCAGCAACAATACGTCATCCAAAACCTACCACCCCCCCAATGAGGAAGGATCAAATCACCCCTATGACACTGGTCCCAGCAACAAAACGTCATCCAAAACCGACCACCCCCCCAATGAGGAAGGATCAAATCACCCTTATGACACTGGTCCCAGCAACAAAAAGTCATCCAAACCTACCACCCCCCCAATGAGGAAGGATCAAATCACCCTTATGACACTGGTCCCAGCAACAAAACGTCATCCAAAACCTACCAACACCTCATTGAAAGAAGATCGGCCGAAGACCACTCTCCCAGCAAAGGGTCCCCCAAAACCTACTGTCCCTATTAAGAAGCCCACAAAAGCCATCATCCCAGTCAAGGCTCCCCCTAAACCTACCATCTCAATCAAGGAGCCTGCACGCTCCACTCTCCCTGAAAATGGTCTCCCAAAATTCACTACTTCATTGAAGGAAACACCAAACTCCATCATCCCAGCCAATGGACCTCCCAAACTGACTGTGCCAGTCAAGGAATCCTCAATCTCTACTCTCCCAGCTGATGTTCGTCTCGCACCCATTTTGAACCAGGATGACGAATAG